The following coding sequences lie in one Arachis hypogaea cultivar Tifrunner chromosome 9, arahy.Tifrunner.gnm2.J5K5, whole genome shotgun sequence genomic window:
- the LOC112710865 gene encoding uncharacterized protein translates to MSKQDMMRIQNCILKVNIHCDGCEQKVKKLLQKIDGVYSVNIDAEQGKVVVSGHIDPAKLIKKLKRGGKHAELWSQKGGGGGGGGGGGIMFNQNFPINPQQFKNLQIDPSKMMAAASAGGGGGGGKNNKGQNGHKGGGGGGGGGGGGGGGGGQIANFQNMKGTKDLKGQGKDQKSVKFNLSDNEDYDESDDGLDDFDDEFDDEDFDDDEYDDEDEEEEYGHGHGGHGHGNPMMNNKMMPMMMANARGPHGPAGMMMNGPAMNSHKGNAFGGGGGGGAKKAADVMDLPMQMKGKDGNGGKKGGGGDGGKNNKGGKNNKGGGGGGGGGGGDNKKKGGKSKSGGGGGGFLVKLLGLGGKKSKKGATDKTNKNNKSNGNGGNKGKDGKKNGGGKLDKVDFDFDDFDILPPSSGKSGKGGSGGGKGGNNNGHHHGGSGNNGNMGQMGQKGPMGQMGQMGNIPAVQGLPAAAMNGGGYYQGMQMQQPNPYNMQQQYMAMMMNQHQQQQQHQHQQANMNMYPPQHMMYGGGGMRPYMMPPPPMPLHPMADPMTHVFSDENTESCTIM, encoded by the exons ATGAGTAAACAAGACATGATGAGAATTCAG AATTGTATTCTGAAGGTGAATATCCACTGTGATGGGTGTGAGCAGAAAGTAAAGAAACTGCTTCAGAAAATAGACG GTGTGTATTCAGTGAATATAGATGCTGAGCAAGGGAAGGTTGTGGTGTCAGGCCATATAGATCCAGCAAAGCTCATAAAGAAGCTCAAGAGAGGAGGCAAACATGCTGAACTATGGAGCcagaaaggaggaggaggaggcggAGGAGGAGGAGGCGGCATCATGTTCAACCAGAACTTCCCCATTAACCCACAACAGTTCAAGAACTTGCAAATTGATCCCTCCAAGATGATGGCCGCAGCATCagcaggaggaggaggaggaggaggaaagaaCAATAAGGGGCAAAATGGTCAtaaaggaggaggaggtggtggtggtggtggtggtggtggtggtggtggtggtggtcaaATAGCAAACTTTCAAAACATGAAGGGGACAAAAGATCTCAAGGGACAGGGGAAGGATCAGAAATCTGTCAAGTTTAACTTATCCGATAATGAGGATTATGATGAAAGTGATGATGgtcttgatgattttgatgatgagTTCGATGATGAGGATTTTGATGATGACGAATATGATGATGAGGACGAGGAAGAAGAATATGGCCATGGACATGGTGGACATGGGCATGGTAATCCCATGATGAATAACAAGATGATGCCCATGATGATGGCCAATGCCCGTGGGCCACATGGGCCTGCTGGCATGATGATGAATGGGCCTGCCATGAACAGCCATAAAGGCAATGCCTttggtggcggtggtggtggggGAGCCAAGAAAGCTGCTGATGTCATGGATCTCCCTATGCAAATGAAGGGCAAAGATGGAAATGGGGGAAAGAAAGGTGGTGGTGGAGATGGTGGTAAAAACAACAAAGGAGGAAAGAATAACAAGGggggtggcggtggtggtggtggtggtggtggagataACAAGAAAAAGGGTGGCAAATCAAaaagtggtggtggtggcggtggcTTCCTTGTTAAGTTATTAGGTCTTGGaggaaagaaaagcaagaaaggGGCAACCGACAAAACAAACAAGAACAACAAAAGCAATGGGAATGGTGGGAACAAGGGCAAAGATGGAAAGAAAAATGGGGGTGGGAAATTGGACAAAGTTGACTTcgattttgatgattttgataTTCTCCCTCCTAGTAGTGGCAAAAGTGGAAAGGGTGGGAGTGGTGGTGGCAAGGGGGGTAATAATAATGGTCATCATCATGGCGGTAGTGGTAATAATGGCAACATGGGCCAAATGGGTCAGAAAGGCCCAATGGGACAAATGGGCCAGATGGGGAATATTCCGGCAGTGCAAGGGTTGCCGGCGGCCGCAATGAATGGTGGTGGCTACTATCAAGGgatgcaaatgcaacaaccaAATCCATATAACATGCAACAACAATATATGGCCATGATGATGAACCAACATCAACAACAGCAgcaacatcaacatcaacaagCAAACATGAATATGTATCCACCACAACACATGATGTATGGTGGTGGTGGCATGAGGCCGTACATGATGCCACCGCCACCCATGCCGTTACATCCCATGGCTGATCCCATGACACATGTTTTCAGTGATGAGAACACCGAGAGCTGCACCATCATGTAG